The window TTTGGGCATGCCAATTTGCTGAATCAGCTCATGGTAATACACATCGTGCTGTGAGGTAATCTTAGCTGTCGTATGTCCGGTCGTACCTTGCAGCAGTTGATCGGCATCAATGAGGATGACATCCAGCCCGCGCTCTGTCATTTCAAACGCAGTAGCGATACCGGTAATACCGCCGCCAACAATGATGACATCTGCTGTGAGATCCTCATGTACAGCAGGAAAAGAATGCTTCTGGCTTTCTGCTATCCATAACGATTTTGCCTGTTCCGATCCTTTATGTTCTTGTTTCATGTTGTCGCCTCCAGTTAGTGACTTGTTGTGTATAATTTTTCCACAATAATGAAAATCATACATTTGAAAGGAAACAAGTTCGACATACATAAAAAAATAACCAACACATAAAAATAAACAAGATAAAAGGAAGGAGTGGACAGACGTGTCAACAAAGCAGCCGAAGAAAACATTGCCGCCTCAGCATCAAAATGAACGTCCAGGTCTGGAATATAAAATGAACCCTAGACCTGTTTTTGATCGAGAGGTGCCGGATAAAAAGTTAGCAGGGAAAACAGCCATTGTGACAGGTGGAGACAGCGGAATCGGAAGAGCAGTCTCGGTCTTATTTGCGAAGGAAGGAGCCAATGTCGCCATTGTTTACTTGAGTGAACACCGCGATGCAGAGGAAACGAAGGACTATATTGAAAAGGCGGGAGGCCGCGCCATTTTAATTGCAGGTGATTTAGGAGATGAGGCGTTTTCAAACGAGGTCGTCAAAAAAACGAAGGATGCTTTCGGTTCCATCGATATTTTGGTGAACAACGCCGGGGAACAGCATCCGCAAAAAAGCATTGAACAGATTACCTCGCATCAGCTTCTTCGAACATTTCAAACGAATATTTTTGCCATGTTTTATTTAACAAAAGCGGTTCTTCCTCATTTAAAGAAAGGAAGCAGTATCATTAATACCACATCTGTTACAGCCTATAAAGGGCATGAAACCTTGATCGACTATTCATCTACAAAAGGGGCAGTCGTGACATTTACGAGATCATTATCTTTATCGCTCATTAAACAGGGGATTAGAGTGAATGGGGTAGCCCCAGGGCCTATTTGGACACCGCTCATTCCATCGACCTTTACGGAAAATGAAGTCTCAGAATTTGGCGGAGATGTTCCAATGGAACGTCCTGGTGAGCCAGTAGAGCTTGCGCCGAGCTATTTATTTTTAGCGAGCGAAGACTCCTCTTATATGAATGGACAAATCCTGCATGTAAATGGCGGAACCATTTTAAATGGATAAACAAAAAACTTGCGGTAAAGAGACGAGTTGCTGTCTCTTTGCCGCAAGTAAAATCATCATGATTGATGTAAGCAGTGTTCTGCATATTGAGCTGACAGGTCGTTGAATCGCTTTTCATCACGCTGATCCAGTGCCTTATCAATCTCTTCTCTAAGGAAGGTTAAGCGCTGTTTATAAAGCGCCTCATCTAAAACCATTTGAATATAGATGTCTAAAATAGTGACGCCGTTTTCTTCGGTTTTTTGGGTGTTGCGGGACTTCATGAGCTCAGCATACGTTTTTTTCTCTTTCATAAAGAATCCCCCCGATGCCTTTTTTATAGTATATGGATTGGCGGAGAAAAAATCAACAAGAATTTATAATTTTTAGACAATTTATTTTTGAGCGAAATCGACATCTCTTGTCCGATCGACAGGATGTGATATATCATTAAAAAAGGCTTTTCGATAGATCGAATGGACTAAAAAATACGATAAAAAGATGATTTTTAATAAATTTTGAAAAAATCCTGTCGTTTCTTATATGTTGGTGATAGATTAATAGTATCTAAAATAACCAAAAATTAACACAGGAGGAAATGAAGTGTCAGGAATTAGTGAAACACCTTTAGATTCATACGTCATTAATCAAACAACAATGGCGGTCCTTCCGGTTGAAGAAGGAAAAAGAGTATATTCAAAAGTCATAGAAAGAGAGACAAGCTTTTACGTTGAATTAAAGCCCCTGCAAATTATTGAACGGAGCTGCAGATTCTTCGGCTCAAGCTATGCGGGCAGAAAAGCGGGAACATATGAAGTAATAGGAATTTCTCACAAGCCTCCAATTGTGATTGACTCATCCAATCATCTGTATTTCTTCCCAACCTATTCATCCAACCGTCCTCAGTGCGGCTGGATCTCCCACAAATACATTCATACCTTCCAGGAATCATCCCTCGGAGACACGGTGGTCATCTTTACAAATGAGCAAACCGTCAAACTCGATGTCTCATATAAATCATTTGAGAGTCAGGTGCACAGAACAGCGTATCTCCGAACGAAATTTCAAGATCGCCTTGATGGAGGTCTTCCTAAAAAACAAGAATTTATGCTGTATCCAAAGGAACAACAGCTCAACCTTGTATACGATTTTATATTAAGGGAGCTTCGGAACAGATATTAACTAAAACCAGCGGCAGGACAGCCGCTGGACTCCTTATGAAGCGAGGGTTTAGCATATCGTCTTTCTTTCTCGAAGAAAAAAACATTGATAATTATATAAAAAATTATATAATTTAACTATAACGTATAAAATTTTATATAACGAGCAGCAGTGAAAGG is drawn from Bacillus pumilus and contains these coding sequences:
- a CDS encoding IDEAL domain-containing protein — protein: MKEKKTYAELMKSRNTQKTEENGVTILDIYIQMVLDEALYKQRLTFLREEIDKALDQRDEKRFNDLSAQYAEHCLHQS
- a CDS encoding competence protein ComK, which gives rise to MSGISETPLDSYVINQTTMAVLPVEEGKRVYSKVIERETSFYVELKPLQIIERSCRFFGSSYAGRKAGTYEVIGISHKPPIVIDSSNHLYFFPTYSSNRPQCGWISHKYIHTFQESSLGDTVVIFTNEQTVKLDVSYKSFESQVHRTAYLRTKFQDRLDGGLPKKQEFMLYPKEQQLNLVYDFILRELRNRY
- a CDS encoding SDR family oxidoreductase; its protein translation is MSTKQPKKTLPPQHQNERPGLEYKMNPRPVFDREVPDKKLAGKTAIVTGGDSGIGRAVSVLFAKEGANVAIVYLSEHRDAEETKDYIEKAGGRAILIAGDLGDEAFSNEVVKKTKDAFGSIDILVNNAGEQHPQKSIEQITSHQLLRTFQTNIFAMFYLTKAVLPHLKKGSSIINTTSVTAYKGHETLIDYSSTKGAVVTFTRSLSLSLIKQGIRVNGVAPGPIWTPLIPSTFTENEVSEFGGDVPMERPGEPVELAPSYLFLASEDSSYMNGQILHVNGGTILNG